One Kazachstania africana CBS 2517 chromosome 5, complete genome DNA window includes the following coding sequences:
- the UBP16 gene encoding putative ubiquitin-specific protease UBP16 (similar to Saccharomyces cerevisiae UBP16 (YPL072W); ancestral locus Anc_8.540) has translation MINSNWFNSMFIGEVAARSLNFLWNPRMWSRRAVSSGLLLTASLYVLLPSVSRAFNVKKGPLSIEESKRLDRFTTGLLNARNDCFLNSSLQALVPIESLTTYLNQFVEALHSVDEGQVFELERLAPLHANLIKLLHELQSLIVKPQTVSAKNIVKTLEDTLRRKMSSDQNDAHEFTQILLETLHSEYIKLQSNIEIGSFPFEGVSSNYLMCLQCNKYSQTIHSPFLMLEVAVPGNYSEKLTDLILHSQDEIIEGYSCLYCKVNMILKNEKYLNQLPEYSQEEQSILNFLRNQILTLYINDDLPADVSFYVDHYSKNGCVTANFKSNIIKKNAVIKEPASLIVHLSRSIFNGATITRSACRVEYEQSLNLQRQVMINDAFERTEPIKYELKSVVKHTGSHVQGHYQCYRKKPDLMKERNTDTIVNRSPMIKKYSQDKFDASKIESIITGTSKRLYKRIKSLAAYPYWHISDTNVKEARTTDVLSEDKYVYILYYEKEKP, from the coding sequence ATGATTAATTCTAACTGGTTCAATAGCATGTTCATTGGGGAAGTTGCTGCTCGATCCCTTAACTTCTTATGGAACCCTAGGATGTGGTCAAGGCGTGCAGTATCAAGTGGACTATTACTTACTGCGTCCCTTTATGTGTTACTTCCATCCGTTAGCAGAGCTTTTAATGTAAAGAAGGGGCCGTTATCTATAGAGGAATCAAAGAGGTTAGATCGATTTACAACGGGCCTTTTAAACGCTCGAAATGACTGTTTCTTAAACTCTTCTTTACAGGCTTTGGTACCGATTGAGTCGCTCACTACTTATCTCAACCAATTTGTCGAGGCTCTTCATTCGGTAGATGAGGGACAGGTTTTTGAACTTGAACGGTTGGCTCCACTCCACGCGAATCTAATTAAGTTACTTCATGAGTTACAAAGCCTTATTGTGAAACCACAGACTGTTTCCGccaaaaatattgttaaaACACTGGAAGACACTCTTAGGAGAAAAATGTCATCCGATCAGAATGATGCACACGAATTTACTCAAATACTTTTGGAAACGTTGCATTCTGAATATATCAAACTTCAAtccaatattgaaatagGCAGCTTTCCATTTGAGGGTGTGTCATCCAATTATCTGATGTGCTTACAATGTAATAAATACTCTCAAACTATTCATTCACCTTTCCTTATGCTTGAAGTTGCTGTTCCAGGGAATTACTCAGAAAAGCTGACAGACTTGATCCTGCATTCTCAAGATGAAATCATCGAAGGATATTCCTGCCTGTATTGTAAAGTaaatatgattttgaaaaatgaaaaatatttgaatcaaCTTCCTGAATATTCGCAGGAAGAACAAtcaatcttgaattttctgaGAAATCAGATATTAACATTATACATTAATGATGACTTACCAGCGGATGTGTCATTCTATGTGGACCATTATAGTAAAAATGGTTGTGTCACGgccaatttcaaatcaaatataataaagaaaaacgCAGTAATCAAGGAACCTGCTTCGCTTATTGTCCATCTGTCGAGATCTATTTTTAATGGAGCCACTATAACAAGAAGCGCATGTAGAGTGGAATACGAACAGTCTTTGAATCTGCAAAGGCAGGTGATGATCAATGATGCATTTGAGCGTACTGAACCTATAAAATATGAGCTAAAATCTGTTGTTAAACATACTGGATCTCATGTTCAGGGCCATTATCAGTGCTACAGAAAGAAACCAGATCttatgaaagaaagaaatacgGATACTATCGTCAATCGTTCTCCCatgatcaaaaaatattcacaAGATAAATTCGATGCATCAAAAATCGAAAGCATTATAACAGGCACTTCAAAAAGGTTATACAAACGCATTAAATCGTTGGCGGCTTACCCATACTGGCATATATCAGACACAAATGTCAAAGAAGCCAGAACAACTGATGTTCTTTCCGAAGATAAATATGTTTACATTCTATATTATGAGAAGGAAAAGCCATAA
- the KAFR0E00940 gene encoding uncharacterized protein (similar to Saccharomyces cerevisiae YPL071C; ancestral locus Anc_8.538): protein MGLFKHKRQHAPDPIGIGNYKRRKLIEDFANLSLDANSPTTPSSNDVAVTKIVPSRVDLPKSVRDRLLMFQDSEEEESYLDNGILISKIAEWIKMEASQMVKWVDWRQMIYFTWLRWYQSTFLPKNHFDVEGDYDVDFLQYDRLSTTDNDKEYDDMDIDMQG from the coding sequence ATGGGGCTGTTCAAGCACAAAAGACAGCATGCACCCGATCCAATAGGCATTGGGAACTATAAGAGACGCAAGCTGATAGAAGATTTTGCGAATCTCTCTTTGGATGCTAATTCTCCTACTACTCCATCTTCAAATGACGTAGCTGTTACAAAAATCGTACCAAGTCGTGTTGATCTTCCTAAATCTGTTAGGGATAGGCTTCTCATGTTTCAGGattcagaagaagaagaatcatACTTGGATAATGGGATACTCATTTCCAAGATAGCGGAATGGATTAAGATGGAGGCTTCACAGATGGTGAAATGGGTTGATTGGAGACAGATGATCTATTTTACTTGGCTGAGATGGTATCAGTCTACTTTTCTCCCGAAAAATCATTTTGATGTCGAAGGTGACTACGATGTCGATTTTTTACAGTATGACAGGTTATCAACTACTGATAATGACAAGGAATATGATGATATGGATATTGACATGCAGGGATAA
- the MUK1 gene encoding guanine nucleotide exchange factor MUK1 (similar to Saccharomyces cerevisiae MUK1 (YPL070W); ancestral locus Anc_8.537), whose protein sequence is MKLFTPPITNPNFDPAQSIRESYGVKAVFQKPVIVQNESEPFKMLTASNSGKNDYKEGPSTNTSGVVKLTKEEIAEIWKNTQELPMELSSMIDDFITDLKEPKYAKPLSIVELSSLFQAFYIKFDKFAFQYLSNGGSSAAGAPTNTSSGGTFFNAKETLSSGLSGIFARSRSGSNTNNLRGRRNRRSSSLFSSDSNNNATQMLTPEEIGQMMRVNEINNVTIDRYLELCENAIFKKLLQVGTAVSSPMKKPNSNNNIQCINNENSLVGQSSSEPEAFNVENLFRNTPEYIQYNTLLNVKLGGILNLCSHDKFSLEDFLGISMTMDIGDNESLFATIDSVFHQLIDESISPYDKMKSVLQLHTAMTTDIKLMSNDDYLSLLIYYIIMLNPQNLFFNCEYIKLFRYRKKLVENELYALTNLDAALTFIGSLTLEDFSEDLVAELAECEKKVFECKISDKVTLPVVDTNNFRNGSNGSSKLLHTSTEPMIQNNSYERFRAVFDSSLRSVLGKMRSYTPPAVTTLYKKYSQTSIEIERSSVYSNSSHDKYLHVQRSNSNNKHRQMDSINSILFNATMPNDWKKYKDSEFDNLKITELKEIFDIYQKLISKNEQCSNYNL, encoded by the coding sequence ATGAAGTTATTTACTCCTCCTATAACAAATCCCAACTTTGATCCTGCTCAATCTATAAGGGAATCGTACGGTGTTAAAgcagtttttcaaaaaccTGTAATTGTACAAAACGAGAGTGAGCCTTTCAAGATGCTAACTGCTTCGAATTCAGGCAAAAATGATTATAAGGAGGGTCCAAGCACTAATACCTCCGGAGTAGTTAAATTAACGAAGGAAGAAATAGCTGAAATATGGAAGAATACTCAGGAATTGCCCATGGAGTTGTCCAGTATGattgatgatttcattaCAGACCTGAAGGAGCCAAAATATGCAAAGCCGCTAAGTATTGTCGAACTTTCCTCGTTATTTCAAGCTTtttatattaaatttgataaatttgcaTTCCAGTACTTATCCAATGGTGGCAGCTCAGCTGCAGGTGCTCCTACTAATACTTCATCTGGTGGGACTTTCTTCAATGCCAAGGAGACTCTGAGTAGTGGACTGAGTGGGATCTTTGCAAGAAGTAGAAGTGGTAGCAATACCAATAATTTGAGAGGcagaagaaatagaagatcttcatctttattcAGTTctgattcaaataataatgcaaCTCAGATGTTGACGCCAGAAGAAATCGGTCAAATGATGAGagtaaatgaaattaataacGTCACAATTGATAGATACTTGGAACTTTGTGAGAAtgccattttcaaaaaacttTTACAAGTGGGTACTGCAGTTTCTTCTCCTATGAAGAAACCTAActctaataataatattcaatgCATCAATAATGAGAATTCCTTAGTTGGTCAAAGTTCTTCTGAACCGGAAGCTTTCAACGTCGAAAATCTATTTAGAAATACGCCAGAGTATATTCAGTATAATACGCTGCTAAATGTGAAATTGGGAGGAATACTGAACCTCTGCTCCcatgataaattttctcttgaaGATTTCCTTGGTATTTCAATGACTATGGACATAGGGGACAACGAAAGCCTGTTTGCTACTATTGATTCTGTTTTCCACCAGCTGATTGATGAGTCAATTTCCCCCTATGACAAGATGAAAAGTGTATTGCAACTGCATACGGCAATGACAACGGACATTAAACTTATGTCCAATGACGATTATCTTTCCTTACtaatatattatattataaTGTTAAATCCACagaatcttttctttaattgtGAATACATCAAGCTGTTTAGGTAcaggaaaaaattggtcGAAAACGAGCTTTACGCATTGACAAATCTAGATGCTGCACTGACATTTATTGGGAGCCTGACATTAGAGGATTTTTCTGAGGATTTAGTAGCTGAATTGGCTGAATGTGAAAAGAAAGTGTTTGAATGTAAGATTTCAGATAAAGTCACTTTGCCTGTTGTAGATACCAACAATTTCAGAAATGGGAGTAATGGCTCTTCCAAATTATTGCATACAAGTACGGAACCgatgattcaaaataattcatACGAAAGATTTAGGGCAGTTTTTGACTCTTCGTTGAGGAGTGTTCTCGGGAAAATGAGGTCATACACACCTCCTGCTGTTACAACCCTGTACAAAAAGTATTCCCAAACTTCAATTGAAATAGAGAGAAGTTCAGTTTATAGTAATAGTAGTCatgataaatatttacatgTCCAACGGTCGAACAGTAACAATAAACATAGACAGATGGATTCCATTAATTCGATTCTATTTAATGCAACTATGCCCAATGATTGGAAAAAATACAAGGATtctgaatttgataatttgaagattactgaattgaaggaaatttttgatatctatcagaaattaatttcaaaaaatgagcAATGCAGTAATTACAATCTATAA
- the BTS1 gene encoding farnesyltranstransferase (similar to Saccharomyces cerevisiae BTS1 (YPL069C); ancestral locus Anc_8.536): MDTSKLKELINGEPYWCDSDESILQKPYTHLTQKQGKKFRLKLILILNKIFFHLPQDLVMNLNQIIEILHNSSLLIDDIEDNSILRRGLKASHVVFGSPMTINSANYMYFKAMEIIPLLIPSELDELDKPRLTSELYEIFNTELLNLHRGQGLDIYWRDHFIIPTEEMYFNMVINKTGGLFRLTVKLMAKVATYTKTQSNDENKSLVPLCNLLGVVYQVRDDYLNLLNDDMIVNKGFGEDITEGKLSFPVIHGLNYEKKINQDKMFLWNTLLSKTTDIELKVKFIEFLKNESKSMTYTKKTLQNLTNLIKIENYFLPTDTSHIDQDTINEFHYVIHYLSTV, translated from the coding sequence ATGGACACTTCCAAGTTGAAAGAACTGATTAATGGCGAACCTTACTGGTGTGATTCTGACGAATCAATATTACAAAAACCCTACACTCATCTTACACAGAAACAAGGcaaaaaattcagattGAAGTTGATCCTcatattaaataaaatctttttcCACTTACCACAGGATTTagtaatgaatttgaatcaaatcatAGAAATCTTACATAATTCATCACTATTAATTGAcgatattgaagataattcCATCTTGAGACGTGGTTTGAAAGCATCACACGTCGTATTTGGATCCCCAATGACCATCAATTCTGCTAACTACATGTACTTCAAAGCTATGGAAATTATACCACTTCTAATACCATCAGAACTCGATGAGCTAGACAAACCACGATTAACTTCTGAATTATacgaaatttttaatacAGAATTACTCAATTTACATCGTGGTCAAGGTCTAGATATTTATTGGAGAGATCACTTTATCATACCCACAGAAGAAATGTACTTCAATATGGTAATTAACAAAACAGGAGGTTTATTCAGATTGACGGTTAAATTGATGGCAAAAGTAGCTACATATACTAAGACCCAATCTAATGACGAAAATAAGTCGTTGGTTCCATTGTGCAATTTACTCGGTGTTGTTTATCAAGTTAGAGATGACTATTTGAACCTTTTAAATGACGATATGATTGTCAATAAAGGTTTTGGTGAAGATATTACGGAAGGTAAATTATCTTTCCCTGTCATACATGGCCTGAATTAcgagaagaagataaacCAAGataaaatgtttctttgGAACACTTTATTGTCAAAGACAACTGATATAGAACTGAAAgtgaaatttattgaatttctGAAGAATGAAAGTAAATCAATGACTTACACAAAGAAAACTTTACAAAACTTAACAAACTTGataaaaattgaaaattatttcttaCCAACTGATACAAGTCACATTGATCAAGACACaatcaatgaatttcaTTACGTTATCCATTATTTATCTACAGTCTAA